One window from the genome of Thermus sediminis encodes:
- the glgC gene encoding glucose-1-phosphate adenylyltransferase, with protein sequence MVKVEVLGMILAGGQGSRLYPLTAKRAKPAVPFGAKYRIIDFVLNNFVNSGIYAIYVLTQYKAQSLTEHIQRYWRFGAFLSDHFILLVPAQMYRYEELGPVWYRGTADAIYQNLHLVQNHAPKAVAVFGGDHIFKMNVRHMVDYHYEKRADITIAAYPVLVEEASRFGVLQVDEEWRLTEFQEKPKAPRPIPGKPHLALASMGNYIFRTEALLELLEADARDEASSHDFGKDVIPRALKEGYRVYAYDFHRNPIPGQEGPNLYWRDVGTLDAYFEASMDLVKVVPEFDLFNPEWPLRTANLFSPPAKFVHETGERVGRALNSLLAGGVIVSGGTVRESVLFRRVRVNSYSLVERSVLFEDVEVGRYCRIRNAIVDKNVKIPPNTEIGYDPELDRARGFTVTPEGVVVVPKSYRF encoded by the coding sequence ATGGTCAAGGTGGAGGTTTTGGGCATGATCCTGGCGGGAGGGCAGGGGAGCCGCCTCTACCCCCTGACCGCCAAGCGGGCCAAACCCGCGGTGCCCTTCGGAGCCAAGTACCGCATCATCGACTTTGTCCTCAACAACTTCGTCAACTCCGGCATCTACGCCATCTACGTCCTCACCCAGTACAAGGCCCAGTCCCTCACGGAGCACATCCAGCGCTACTGGCGTTTCGGAGCCTTCTTGTCGGACCACTTCATCCTCCTGGTGCCCGCCCAGATGTACCGCTACGAGGAGCTCGGGCCCGTGTGGTACCGCGGGACCGCGGACGCCATCTACCAGAACCTCCACCTGGTCCAGAACCACGCCCCGAAGGCCGTGGCCGTCTTCGGCGGGGACCACATCTTCAAGATGAACGTCCGCCACATGGTGGACTACCACTACGAGAAGCGGGCGGACATCACCATCGCCGCCTACCCCGTACTCGTGGAGGAGGCAAGCCGTTTCGGGGTCCTGCAGGTGGATGAGGAGTGGCGCCTCACCGAGTTCCAGGAAAAGCCCAAGGCCCCCAGGCCCATCCCCGGGAAGCCCCACCTGGCCCTGGCCTCCATGGGGAACTACATCTTCCGCACCGAGGCCCTTTTGGAACTCCTGGAGGCCGACGCCAGGGACGAAGCCTCCAGCCACGATTTCGGCAAAGACGTGATCCCCCGGGCCCTCAAGGAAGGGTATAGGGTCTACGCCTACGATTTCCACCGCAACCCCATCCCGGGCCAGGAGGGCCCCAACCTCTACTGGCGGGACGTGGGCACCCTGGACGCCTACTTCGAGGCCAGCATGGACCTGGTCAAGGTCGTACCGGAGTTTGACCTCTTCAACCCCGAGTGGCCCCTCCGCACCGCCAACCTCTTCAGCCCCCCCGCCAAGTTCGTCCACGAGACGGGGGAGAGGGTGGGGCGGGCTCTGAATAGCCTCCTGGCGGGCGGGGTGATCGTGAGCGGAGGGACGGTGAGGGAGTCCGTCCTCTTCCGCCGGGTGCGGGTGAACTCCTATAGCCTGGTGGAGCGCTCCGTGCTCTTTGAGGACGTGGAGGTGGGGCGCTATTGCCGCATCCGGAACGCCATCGTGGACAAGAACGTCAAGATCCCCCCCAACACCGAGATCGGCTACGACCCGGAGCTGGACCGGGCCCGGGGGTTCACCGTGACCCCCGAGGGGGTGGTGGTGGTGCCCAAGAGCTACCGCTTCTAG
- a CDS encoding response regulator transcription factor, whose translation MARILLVEDDPQVGELVKRFLEKEGMETLWVRSGDEALVRVWEGRRPDLVVLDRGLPDREGLEVLKELRLFDPLLPVLLLTGRVDEASRVEGLLEGADDYLGKPFSLKELLARIKALLRRAGKEGRRRFGPLELDLEAHQAFLDGEPLKLSPTEMNLLLTLVQAPGRVYTREELLDRVWGPDFPGSERVVDAYIRLLRRKLKDDPQAPRFIETVVGLGYRFLGE comes from the coding sequence ATGGCGCGTATCCTTCTGGTGGAGGACGACCCGCAGGTGGGAGAGCTGGTGAAGCGTTTTCTGGAGAAGGAGGGGATGGAGACCCTATGGGTACGCTCGGGGGATGAAGCCCTGGTCCGGGTCTGGGAGGGGCGGCGGCCCGATCTGGTAGTCCTGGACCGGGGCTTACCGGATAGGGAGGGGCTTGAGGTTTTGAAGGAACTCCGCCTCTTTGACCCCCTCCTTCCTGTTCTCCTCCTCACGGGGCGGGTCGACGAGGCGAGCCGGGTGGAGGGGCTTTTGGAGGGGGCGGACGACTACCTGGGCAAACCCTTCTCCCTCAAGGAGCTCTTGGCCCGCATCAAGGCCCTCCTCCGCCGGGCGGGGAAGGAGGGGAGGCGGCGCTTCGGCCCCTTGGAGCTGGACTTGGAGGCCCACCAGGCCTTCTTGGATGGGGAGCCCCTGAAGCTTTCCCCCACGGAGATGAACCTCCTCCTCACCCTAGTCCAGGCCCCGGGCCGGGTCTACACCCGGGAGGAGCTCTTGGACCGGGTCTGGGGGCCTGACTTCCCCGGATCGGAGCGGGTGGTGGACGCCTACATCCGCCTCCTCCGCAGGAAGCTAAAGGACGACCCCCAGGCCCCCCGTTTCATTGAGACCGTGGTGGGGCTGGGCTACCGCTTCCTGGGGGAGTAG
- a CDS encoding gamma-glutamylcyclotransferase family protein, whose protein sequence is MERVFAYGTLKRGERNHFLVVPYLHRVLPGRVWGFRLFHLPQGEKRPYPYPAMVPGEGWVDGEVLFLDLEALPLLDELEEEGVEYRRVQVQAETPEGLIPAWAYLYLGDLEGARPLPPGAWEG, encoded by the coding sequence GTGGAAAGGGTCTTCGCCTACGGTACCCTCAAGCGGGGGGAGAGGAACCACTTCCTGGTGGTCCCTTACCTCCACCGGGTCCTCCCAGGCCGGGTATGGGGGTTTCGCCTTTTCCACCTGCCCCAGGGGGAGAAGCGCCCCTACCCCTACCCGGCTATGGTCCCGGGGGAGGGGTGGGTGGACGGGGAGGTCCTCTTCCTGGACCTCGAGGCCCTACCCCTTCTGGACGAGCTGGAGGAGGAGGGGGTGGAGTACCGGCGGGTGCAGGTCCAGGCGGAGACCCCCGAGGGGCTTATCCCCGCCTGGGCCTACCTCTACCTGGGGGACCTCGAGGGGGCAAGGCCCCTTCCCCCCGGGGCCTGGGAGGGGTAG
- a CDS encoding glycogen synthase translates to MRVLHVAPEAYPLVKVGGLADVVGALPKALKPLGVEAEVLLPWHGGLEARRVGEVGFPFAGREEVAPLGERVEGGVRFLLLGVEGFGRERVYGYPDDPERYLRFALAAGRLAQGYHLVHAHDWTAALLALLFPTVYTIHNLAHQGLLDPGAFFHWTGFPWNLFHMEALEYHGRVNLMKGGIVFARRVTTVSPAYAEEIKTPEFGMGLDGVLRRHAHKLRGILNGLDLEAFDPAKDPHLPAPYTREDPSGKALARALFWEKTGLKPPVLAYIGRLDPQKGLDLLLAALPRLLELGFSLYVQGVGEEGLARAFREAAAANPDRVAFLEAYHEPMARLAYAGAEALLLPSRFEPCGLAQMIAQRYGTPPVARAVGGLKDTVEDGRTGVLFQSYHPEGLLYGVLRLFRLGAEEVGLRGMGKDFSWEGPARAYHRVYREALD, encoded by the coding sequence ATGCGGGTCCTCCACGTGGCCCCCGAGGCCTACCCCCTGGTGAAGGTGGGGGGGCTCGCCGACGTGGTGGGGGCCTTACCCAAGGCCCTGAAGCCCCTGGGGGTAGAGGCGGAGGTCCTCCTCCCCTGGCACGGGGGCCTCGAGGCCAGGAGGGTGGGGGAGGTGGGCTTCCCCTTCGCCGGGCGGGAGGAGGTGGCCCCCTTGGGGGAGCGGGTGGAGGGGGGGGTACGCTTCCTCCTCCTCGGGGTGGAGGGCTTCGGACGGGAGCGGGTCTACGGCTACCCCGATGACCCCGAGCGCTACCTGCGCTTCGCCCTGGCAGCGGGCCGCCTGGCCCAGGGCTACCACCTGGTCCACGCCCACGACTGGACGGCGGCCCTCCTCGCCCTCCTTTTCCCCACGGTCTACACCATCCACAACCTGGCCCACCAGGGGCTTTTGGACCCCGGGGCCTTCTTCCACTGGACCGGTTTTCCCTGGAATCTATTCCACATGGAGGCCCTAGAGTACCACGGCCGGGTCAACCTGATGAAGGGGGGGATCGTCTTCGCCCGGCGGGTGACCACGGTGAGCCCTGCTTACGCCGAGGAGATCAAGACCCCGGAGTTCGGCATGGGCCTGGACGGGGTCCTCCGCCGCCACGCCCACAAGCTCCGGGGGATCCTGAACGGCCTGGACCTCGAGGCCTTTGATCCCGCCAAGGACCCCCACCTCCCCGCCCCCTACACCCGGGAGGACCCCTCGGGAAAGGCCCTGGCCCGGGCCCTCTTTTGGGAAAAGACGGGCCTCAAGCCCCCCGTCCTGGCCTACATAGGCCGGCTGGACCCCCAAAAGGGCCTGGACCTCCTCCTCGCCGCCCTCCCCCGCCTTCTGGAACTGGGCTTTAGCCTCTACGTCCAGGGGGTGGGGGAGGAGGGGCTGGCCCGGGCTTTCCGGGAGGCGGCGGCGGCCAACCCCGATAGGGTGGCCTTCCTGGAGGCCTATCACGAGCCCATGGCCCGCCTGGCCTACGCCGGGGCCGAGGCCCTTTTGCTGCCCAGCCGCTTTGAGCCCTGCGGCCTGGCGCAGATGATCGCCCAGCGCTACGGCACGCCCCCCGTGGCCCGGGCCGTGGGCGGGCTTAAGGACACGGTGGAGGACGGGAGGACCGGGGTCCTCTTCCAGAGCTACCACCCGGAAGGCCTCCTCTACGGCGTGCTCCGCCTCTTCCGCCTGGGGGCGGAGGAGGTGGGGCTTAGGGGGATGGGGAAGGACTTCTCCTGGGAGGGGCCCGCCAGGGCCTACCACAGGGTCTACCGGGAGGCCCTAGACTAG
- a CDS encoding tetratricopeptide repeat protein gives MADPLDHFLALLRRKDYGGARAYAEGFPEGEKERLLKGLDLLERAPEALEDPLFAAEKEVVLGVKAVREGRREEAEARFQKALTLDPLHHRALTNLGSLHLERGEEEAALDLYGKALRLAPDDPLLHENLAALYKRRGDLDKMVAHMKRATRLRMTPPAPLDPLTGERKRSIRIPLWALFLLLALLAYLFLYRP, from the coding sequence ATGGCGGACCCCCTGGACCACTTCCTGGCCCTCCTAAGGCGCAAGGACTATGGGGGGGCCCGGGCCTATGCCGAAGGCTTCCCCGAGGGAGAAAAGGAGCGGCTTCTTAAGGGTTTAGACCTCCTGGAGAGGGCCCCCGAGGCCCTCGAGGACCCCCTTTTCGCCGCCGAGAAGGAGGTGGTCCTAGGGGTCAAAGCGGTGCGGGAGGGCAGGCGGGAGGAGGCAGAGGCCCGCTTCCAGAAGGCCCTCACCCTGGACCCCCTGCACCATCGGGCCCTCACCAACCTGGGGTCCCTCCATTTGGAAAGGGGAGAGGAGGAGGCGGCCCTGGACCTCTACGGAAAGGCCTTGAGGCTGGCCCCCGACGACCCCCTTCTCCACGAGAACCTGGCCGCCCTCTACAAGAGGAGGGGGGACCTGGACAAGATGGTGGCCCACATGAAGCGGGCTACCCGGCTGAGGATGACCCCCCCCGCCCCCCTAGACCCCCTCACGGGGGAGCGCAAGCGCTCCATCCGGATTCCCCTTTGGGCCCTATTCCTCCTCCTCGCCCTCCTCGCCTACCTTTTCCTCTACAGGCCGTAG